A single window of Taeniopygia guttata chromosome 1, bTaeGut7.mat, whole genome shotgun sequence DNA harbors:
- the GJA8 gene encoding gap junction alpha-8 protein — protein MGDWSFLGNILEQVNEQSTVIGRVWLTVLFIFRILILGTAAELVWGDEQSDFVCNTQQPGCENVCYDEAFPISHIRLWVLQIIFVSTPSLMYFGHAVHHVRMEEKRKEKEEAERRQQAEVDEEKLPLAPNQNKGNNPDGTKKFRLEGTLLRTYIFHIIFKTLFEVGFIVGQYFLYGFRILPLYRCGRWPCPNLVDCFVSRPTEKTIFIMFMLVVASVSLFLNLVEISHLILKRIRRALRRPAEEQLGEVPEKPLHAITVPSIPKAKGYKLLEEEKPVSHYFPLTEVGVEPSPLPSAYNEFEKIGMGPLEDLSRAFDERLPSYAQAKEPEEEKVRAEEEEREEEQPGPQEEPGVKKAEEEVVRDEVEGPSAPAELAADIRPLSRLSKASSRARSDDLTV, from the coding sequence ATGGGTGACTGGAGTTTCTTGGGGAACATTTTAGAGCAGGTGAACGAGCAATCCACTGTCATCGGGAGAGTTTGGCTCACGGTGCTCTTCATTTTCCGCATCCTGATCCTGGGCACGGCTGCCGAGCTCGTGTGGGGAGACGAGCAGTCAGACTTTGTGTGCAACACCCAGCAACCAGGTTGTGAGAACGTCTGCTACGATGAGGCCTTCCCCATCTCCCACATCCGGCTCTGGGTCCTCCAGATCATTTTTGTATCCACCCCTTCACTAATGTACTTCGGGCATGCTGTGCACCACGTCCGCatggaggagaagaggaaagagaaggaggaagcCGAGAGGCGCCAGCAAGCCGAGGTGGATGAAGAGAAGCTGCCCCTGgctccaaaccaaaacaaaggcAACAACCCTGATGGAACCAAGAAGTTTCGCCTGGAAGGTACTCTCCTGAGAACGTACATCTTCCACATCATTTTCAAAACCCTCTTTGAGGTGGGATTCATAGTAGGTCAGTACTTCCTGTATGGCTTCCGAATTCTCCCCCTTTACCGCTGCGGGCGGTGGCCCTGTCCCAATCTTGTGGACTGTTTTGTCTCCAGGCCCACAGAGAAGACCATCTTCATTATGTTCATGCTGGTGGTGGCCTCCGTGTCCCTCTTCCTCAACCTGGTGGAGATCAGTCATTTGATCTTGAAAAGAATCCGGAGGGCTCTGAGGAGACCGGCGGAGGAGCAGCTTGGAGAGGTCCCAGAGAAGCCCCTCCATGCCATCAcagtcccttccatcccaaaggCCAAAGGCTACAAGCTGCTGGAAGAAGAGAAGCCAGTGTCCCACTATTTCCCTCTCACGGAAGTAGGGGTTGAGCCCAGCCCCCTTCCATCAGCCTACAATGAGTTTGAGAAGATTGGAATGGGACCACTTGAAGATCTCTCCAGGGCATTCGATGAGAGGTTACCATCCTACGCGCAAGCAAAGGAACCAGAAGAGGAGAAGGTAcgagcagaggaggaggaacgagaggaggagcagccagggccTCAGGAAGAGCCGGGGGtgaagaaagcagaagaggagGTGGTGAGAGATGAAGTGGAAGGgccttcagcacctgctgaGCTTGCTGCTGATATAAGACCCCTGAGCAGGCTAAGTAAAGCCAGCAGCCGGGCCAGGTCAGATGATTTGACTGTATGA